A portion of the Edaphobacter lichenicola genome contains these proteins:
- a CDS encoding DUF6438 domain-containing protein, giving the protein MKAIAIAIVSIAMTALSASGQIPKPGLGDKGCPEKSLFAESVSISGEDFIEVYQLPSYSNGPVYTVRVYGDGRLVWHGEKVVSSVGDASDNVNVAQAKALIADARQRGFGGLCDEYVMRALDGGISVTTLRIGGQVKVVSNAGPSNAPSWLYKLQEKIAALDSVKKLIGVKQTTSAASQLKPLPMPQDRVADSYVIYSQLLPGDAIEWGKVQRSFWLIEDTTKAEPPDSPCATGGMMNPHEAIQAPEPRQTDFAEALADYDAHCHDRYLIDASQFHLRLPVRLLDEEARKRFVSHVAGYTPPQNNIMQAPPPPDEFRGAAGMHSFTAVYFTRAHTLAMTETGMFCGGRCRNWSWVVLERKDGQWQTLPW; this is encoded by the coding sequence ATGAAAGCTATTGCTATTGCAATTGTGAGCATCGCTATGACTGCTCTCTCTGCTTCAGGTCAGATACCGAAGCCCGGCCTCGGCGACAAAGGTTGTCCTGAAAAATCCCTGTTCGCGGAAAGCGTTTCCATCTCCGGCGAGGACTTCATAGAAGTCTATCAGCTGCCCTCATATAGCAATGGGCCTGTCTATACTGTTCGCGTTTACGGTGACGGAAGGTTGGTGTGGCATGGGGAGAAAGTAGTAAGTTCAGTCGGTGACGCTTCGGATAATGTAAACGTGGCACAAGCTAAAGCTCTCATCGCGGATGCCCGGCAACGCGGCTTTGGAGGGCTTTGCGATGAATACGTCATGCGTGCTCTTGACGGCGGGATTTCCGTCACCACACTAAGGATCGGAGGTCAGGTAAAAGTCGTCTCCAATGCTGGCCCTAGCAACGCGCCCTCTTGGCTTTACAAGCTACAGGAGAAAATAGCAGCCTTAGATTCGGTAAAAAAACTGATTGGGGTGAAACAGACGACCTCAGCCGCATCGCAGTTGAAGCCGTTGCCAATGCCACAAGACCGTGTGGCTGATTCATACGTTATCTACTCGCAACTGCTGCCCGGTGACGCGATTGAATGGGGCAAGGTTCAGCGTTCGTTTTGGCTCATCGAGGACACAACCAAGGCCGAGCCGCCCGACAGCCCTTGTGCGACTGGCGGCATGATGAACCCTCATGAAGCGATCCAGGCCCCCGAGCCACGACAAACAGACTTTGCCGAAGCTCTCGCCGATTACGACGCTCACTGTCACGACCGATATCTAATCGACGCATCCCAGTTTCATTTGAGATTGCCTGTTCGATTGCTTGATGAAGAGGCGCGAAAGCGTTTTGTAAGTCATGTCGCAGGTTACACGCCTCCACAAAACAACATTATGCAAGCACCTCCACCGCCAGATGAGTTTAGGGGCGCGGCGGGGATGCATAGTTTTACCGCTGTCTACTTCACCCGTGCGCATACTTTGGCGATGACAGAGACAGGGATGTTCTGCGGAGGCCGATGCCGAAACTGGAGTTGGGTCGTGTTGGAACGCAAAGATGGGCAGTGGCAAACCTTGCCGTGGTAA
- a CDS encoding SOS response-associated peptidase gives MCGRYEAGQKQKIAEAFHVSVDLEDFYFGEGIECAPGSVQPVIRMANGQREIVEMRWGFKLPDRLLFNARADNLTTSPFWKERLNNRCIVPASSFFEWKKTGSEPRPKYRLTAKGRNVLGMAGIWAPWQNPKTGQWEDTFAITTSDPNGKMSEIHTRQPVILEPREYAEWMTEDERPPVHLLRVLPDDDLEIDPLQAEPKVKPQKEKPEPLMRGLFDGI, from the coding sequence ATGTGTGGACGATACGAAGCAGGACAAAAGCAAAAGATCGCTGAAGCGTTCCACGTTTCTGTTGATCTGGAAGACTTCTATTTCGGTGAAGGAATCGAATGTGCTCCTGGCTCTGTCCAGCCTGTGATTCGTATGGCTAATGGTCAACGTGAGATCGTTGAAATGCGTTGGGGATTCAAGCTTCCTGATCGTCTGCTATTCAATGCGCGTGCGGACAACTTGACCACTTCTCCATTCTGGAAAGAACGGCTAAACAATCGTTGTATCGTTCCTGCGAGTTCGTTCTTTGAATGGAAGAAGACGGGATCTGAGCCACGCCCCAAATACCGGCTGACAGCCAAAGGACGCAATGTTCTTGGCATGGCTGGCATCTGGGCACCGTGGCAGAATCCGAAGACTGGCCAGTGGGAAGACACATTCGCAATCACCACGAGTGATCCCAATGGAAAGATGAGCGAGATCCACACCAGACAGCCTGTCATCCTAGAGCCGCGTGAGTATGCTGAGTGGATGACTGAAGATGAGAGGCCCCCTGTTCACCTGTTGCGGGTACTTCCTGATGATGATCTTGAGATTGATCCTTTACAGGCTGAGCCGAAGGTTAAGCCGCAAAAAGAGAAACCGGAGCCACTGATGCGTGGGTTGTTCGATGGGATCTGA
- a CDS encoding transposase, protein MQLLAELSTLPSDLTVREWVAHSGLDPAHEVSGNSVRKASRISRAGNRHLRRAPYMPALVASRCDPHAKAFFRKPAGSKEGPPTGAHCGGEEVAARHIWDISEWPEVRGSKAVSNDHVVLTSEAFVVINRSG, encoded by the coding sequence ATGCAATTGCTCGCAGAACTGTCTACACTGCCGTCAGACCTTACGGTACGAGAGTGGGTCGCTCATAGCGGTCTTGATCCCGCGCATGAAGTTTCAGGAAACTCAGTGAGGAAGGCGTCTCGCATCAGCCGTGCCGGAAATCGTCACCTGAGAAGAGCGCCTTACATGCCGGCGCTTGTCGCATCTCGTTGCGATCCCCACGCAAAAGCGTTTTTTCGAAAGCCTGCTGGCTCGAAGGAAGGCCCGCCTACAGGCGCTCATTGCGGTGGCGAGGAAGTTGCTGCACGCCATATATGGGATATTTCGGAGTGGCCTGAAGTACGAGGGAGCAAAGCTGTTTCCAATGATCACGTTGTCCTGACTTCAGAAGCGTTTGTGGTCATAAACCGGAGCGGATGA
- a CDS encoding TonB-dependent receptor yields the protein MKRFVLLTFLAFTSGAPGQLNTADILGTVTDSTAAVIPNADVTLTNLGTNEKRSTLSNRSGDYSFTLLPVGHYSIAVKATGFATSITKDLSVEAGDHARNNVQLQPGSERTVVEVTASTPLLQTDSATVNSTVTAKAVQNLPLNGRNFVQLVQLVPGANEGPGTGLSSGNRPDDRRTNPAGLSVNGQDDTLNNWVIDGVDDNERIIGTIGVKPNVEGIQEITIQTNSYAAEAGRTAGGVIDIVTRSGTNQFHGSIYEYFRNNIIDARNFFQRTGPKPALRQNQYGGSIGGPVIKNKMFFYFDYEGFQQVAGITYIGTVPTTQEWNDINSQNGGSPLALLSTSNGTLQAYDAGAPINPLMLNYLKLFPAPTNDNLANNFIISSNKTQNYNIYDARVDYKFNENNLFFGRYSSNRVDTFTPPNFGIVDGVQISGGSFNFDGPANDAAQQYAFGFTHIFSPSLLMNLRAGFNRINNLSLPLNYGLNVDQNVIGFPASMTSFSPYANSLTPVSIGPFGGIGDGTYVPLQDIDNTFQYGGTISWTKGDHNIKAGIALIRRQARNVQSAFGVGAYQFNLPSDSAFTQLQTQNNQLASTLLGAFTRQIRSFNLYPTDYRSWEPSGFAQDSWKVEPKLTLLLGVRYDVFTPFTEAHNHISNFDFPEAITLSAANIQSALKIAAVNGVNSQVNLPTDHSNVAPRIGFSFSARPTTVIRGGYGLSFFPGNYTSSAGLQNAPFTSIYTPNCQSTLAVQIEMAQNAFVGQNPDCVTIGAPGALNSTEAIPPPSAPNINALSSITGLGFAAEAPNFKSALIQQFNLQLEQQVGDNVFTIGYVGNIGQHLPESINNINQPSPFNPLYPAGSAQNPTGGAHQLQTQLHNLSTVSYIQSEGISNYSALQTSLQRRFSKGLSLDANYTWGKALSDISGFSQQGSQGWSYANPNQIRQIEYGKADNDLQNRFALSLNYELHYGKEFTGVRKVFLGGWTTNLIMVWQSGKPFSVIESGQGADNPLDSGPAAPTPTQYGYNNRAVPLNTGGSDRPNQIAEARLSHKTLTEFFNTAAFAPQPLGTVGTTQRNSLFGPDFRHVDLSLFKNFSVTERVNVQFRVETFNVSNTPSFYIQNNNAGNQAFGNAAFGSISATDPNYTPRQYQFALKVLF from the coding sequence ATGAAGCGATTCGTTCTGCTGACGTTTCTCGCCTTTACTTCCGGTGCCCCTGGGCAGTTGAATACCGCGGACATTCTCGGAACGGTAACCGATTCCACCGCTGCTGTTATTCCCAACGCAGATGTAACTCTAACCAACCTGGGCACAAACGAAAAGCGCAGTACTCTGAGCAATCGCTCCGGCGACTATTCTTTTACGCTCCTTCCCGTCGGACATTATTCCATCGCCGTAAAGGCGACCGGGTTCGCGACGTCGATCACCAAGGATCTTTCCGTTGAAGCGGGCGACCATGCCCGTAACAACGTCCAGCTGCAACCGGGGTCAGAGAGGACGGTTGTCGAGGTGACCGCAAGCACACCGTTGTTGCAGACGGATAGCGCAACGGTCAACTCGACCGTGACCGCCAAAGCGGTGCAGAATCTTCCGCTGAATGGCCGTAACTTCGTGCAGCTGGTGCAACTGGTACCTGGGGCTAACGAGGGCCCCGGCACGGGACTGAGTAGTGGTAACCGTCCCGATGACCGTCGCACGAATCCCGCTGGTCTATCAGTTAACGGGCAGGATGACACACTCAATAACTGGGTGATCGATGGCGTTGACGACAACGAACGTATCATCGGCACCATCGGCGTCAAACCCAACGTCGAAGGCATTCAGGAGATCACGATCCAGACCAACAGCTACGCGGCGGAGGCGGGCCGCACGGCGGGGGGTGTAATCGACATCGTCACCCGCTCTGGAACGAACCAGTTCCATGGCTCGATCTACGAGTACTTTCGCAACAACATCATTGACGCTCGCAACTTCTTTCAGAGGACCGGACCTAAGCCTGCACTGCGCCAAAACCAGTACGGGGGTAGCATTGGCGGACCTGTCATTAAAAATAAGATGTTCTTTTACTTCGACTATGAAGGATTCCAGCAGGTCGCAGGTATCACATACATAGGCACTGTGCCAACCACGCAGGAGTGGAATGACATCAACAGTCAAAACGGCGGATCCCCCCTGGCGCTGCTTTCGACGTCCAACGGGACACTTCAGGCCTACGATGCAGGGGCCCCTATCAATCCGCTCATGCTGAACTACCTGAAGCTCTTTCCGGCACCCACCAATGACAATCTTGCGAATAACTTCATCATCAGCTCAAATAAGACGCAGAACTACAACATCTACGACGCTCGTGTTGACTATAAATTCAACGAAAACAATCTCTTCTTCGGTCGCTATTCCTCCAATAGAGTGGATACCTTCACACCCCCGAATTTTGGAATCGTAGATGGCGTTCAGATCAGCGGTGGAAGTTTTAACTTCGATGGTCCCGCAAACGATGCGGCGCAGCAGTATGCTTTCGGTTTTACCCATATCTTCAGCCCGTCTCTTTTGATGAACCTTAGAGCGGGTTTTAATCGAATCAACAATCTCTCGCTCCCGCTGAACTATGGCCTGAACGTCGATCAGAACGTGATTGGCTTCCCCGCCAGCATGACTTCGTTTAGCCCCTACGCAAACTCGCTGACGCCAGTCTCGATTGGACCGTTCGGCGGTATCGGTGACGGCACTTACGTTCCACTGCAGGACATCGACAACACCTTCCAGTACGGGGGTACGATCAGCTGGACGAAGGGTGACCACAACATTAAGGCAGGCATTGCCTTGATTCGCAGGCAGGCACGGAATGTGCAAAGCGCCTTCGGAGTCGGTGCGTATCAGTTCAACCTGCCGAGCGACAGCGCTTTCACCCAGTTGCAGACCCAGAACAACCAGCTTGCCTCAACTCTTCTCGGCGCGTTTACGAGGCAGATTCGCAGCTTCAACCTATATCCCACCGACTATAGAAGCTGGGAGCCAAGTGGCTTCGCGCAGGACAGTTGGAAGGTAGAACCAAAGCTGACTCTGCTGCTCGGTGTTCGTTATGACGTCTTTACGCCCTTCACCGAAGCGCACAACCATATCTCGAACTTCGACTTCCCAGAGGCAATTACTTTAAGCGCTGCAAACATACAGTCCGCATTGAAGATAGCTGCAGTGAATGGTGTGAATAGTCAGGTGAACCTTCCGACGGACCATTCGAACGTCGCTCCGCGTATTGGCTTCTCGTTTTCGGCGCGACCGACTACCGTCATCCGGGGTGGTTACGGACTTAGCTTCTTCCCCGGCAACTACACCTCGAGTGCCGGCCTCCAGAATGCTCCGTTTACCTCCATCTATACCCCTAACTGCCAGTCAACCCTGGCCGTTCAGATCGAAATGGCCCAGAATGCCTTTGTGGGGCAGAACCCCGACTGCGTGACGATCGGTGCGCCCGGAGCCCTCAATAGCACTGAGGCAATTCCGCCTCCTTCTGCACCCAACATCAATGCCCTGTCGTCAATTACCGGTCTGGGATTCGCAGCTGAAGCTCCCAACTTCAAGTCGGCTCTTATCCAGCAGTTCAATCTGCAGTTGGAGCAGCAGGTCGGCGACAACGTCTTCACCATCGGCTATGTCGGCAACATTGGCCAGCATCTGCCGGAGTCGATCAACAACATCAATCAGCCGTCACCGTTCAATCCGCTGTACCCGGCGGGCAGCGCCCAAAATCCGACCGGAGGAGCACATCAACTTCAGACCCAGCTTCACAATCTGAGCACCGTAAGTTATATCCAGAGCGAGGGCATCTCAAATTACAGTGCGCTCCAGACCTCCCTCCAGCGCCGCTTTAGCAAAGGTCTGTCACTCGATGCGAACTATACCTGGGGCAAAGCCCTGAGCGATATCAGTGGCTTCTCCCAGCAAGGTAGCCAGGGTTGGAGTTACGCGAATCCAAACCAAATTCGTCAGATCGAGTACGGTAAGGCGGACAACGATCTCCAAAACCGCTTCGCTCTCTCGCTCAACTACGAACTTCACTATGGTAAGGAGTTCACGGGCGTTAGGAAGGTCTTCTTAGGCGGTTGGACGACGAATTTGATTATGGTCTGGCAAAGCGGCAAGCCTTTCTCGGTCATCGAATCCGGCCAAGGTGCGGACAATCCTCTGGACAGCGGCCCTGCGGCTCCCACACCCACGCAATACGGGTACAACAATCGGGCTGTGCCGCTAAACACTGGAGGCTCGGATCGTCCCAATCAGATTGCGGAGGCCCGCCTCAGTCACAAAACCCTCACGGAGTTTTTCAATACGGCAGCCTTCGCACCTCAACCTCTCGGAACGGTTGGAACCACGCAACGTAACTCGCTGTTCGGTCCCGACTTCCGCCACGTGGACCTTTCCCTATTCAAGAACTTTTCCGTTACTGAACGGGTGAACGTGCAGTTCCGTGTCGAAACCTTCAATGTCTCAAATACTCCCAGCTTCTATATACAAAATAACAATGCCGGAAACCAGGCGTTTGGCAACGCAGCCTTCGGCTCCATCTCGGCAACCGATCCGAACTACACCCCACGGCAGTATCAGTTTGCCCTCAAAGTTCTGTTCTGA